The Bombus huntii isolate Logan2020A chromosome 6, iyBomHunt1.1, whole genome shotgun sequence genome window below encodes:
- the LOC126866512 gene encoding uncharacterized protein LOC126866512 isoform X4, translating into MFDHAEIVVPAEDTKDESMEEEVNLTLKLEETESQSEIMKNDIKVDPENKKENSTEEIVKESQVEVIKNDVADEPENQQSSAFHEEIINESQPEIVTKSQLEIIKSDGKEEPETRKYAKLPKETLIENEKNFVINMDDNIAHSANVETASDIEMNAKKVVKITDAEDLELNKNEELSNKQQLEDNLKCDTNKDNLKDILETASKVEDIFSEEQCQSTQDIVTSILDDVRNATDFKNILSTEAVVANEIEEVLQQSGNIPLAETEIEELTEKLPQDSEDILNKDMEDSISEHIDSLEGLLGLDLIPEGEDSSLKATKAEEELQKSDQLSKVVDMSLLLEQSDPISDMAQTSDYITQVISSCLTDRNDIPLETTKKSNTIEVVDDKVKKSPASDILKIDGSIIVESIDKDENVEDLQKDLKQVTDLEENELDIDFEEAQLESVGDLEDIESQPEIDKNDIDEESENIKNAGLSEEIVAEDQENLVINMDDNTVNATNVETASDIEIELASDILLHNMDHNDKAANVGDIQKDLKVDSDLTETELDIEFEEAHLESVGDLEEIESQAEITKNDLEEIESQAEITKGDVKETEPQEEIAESDLEEIKLQAEIANSDIKEIESQVEMPESDVEETESQTEIAKGDVEETEVQIKIAEDNVEETESQTERAEDNVEETESQAKIAEGNVEETESQTERAEDNVEETESQAEIIKGDIKETESKIKINKSNIEETETQINIAKDNVEEEPENKNNMELTEEIIIESQPEIMKSSVEEECENKKKMEFTEKIVTESQPKIMKCDIEEESENKKELPVELPVELPIELPIELPAKLPEKIVIEDQENLIINMDNNTVNLANVERASNIDTSNILLHNMDCYGKEEDVGDLQKVLKGDTNLTENELGMDFEGAPLESVNDLAETELQPAITKIDVEEESENRKHIELPGKIVTEPQPEVVKNADEEEHENRKGVEFSEEIITKIQENLIIDMDVNSVDLSNVERSNDIETQLTSDILLHNMGQDNKDNNFENLQKDLREGTNLDMDFEEAPLESIADLEETESQSGIVKDDIEGDSSEDRKNAGLPEAIVTEDNPAEDFPNMERSSDIELELPSDILLPNVDHDENLDDARSAIETSQPSSEISELESAVKFLQESEEQAMDSPLVLSPKMMESVVDDISKQADASSLFVPNEDICENTSELEVELQNITTDSISISEAEIISEAAKLESERKLAEQIKIVALQDKFEIDDDKETINEGIIEGKITLSETKFGVTPLENIEIQQLRNLESNKISDAVITLPHVSPNVLKTSESIPKVSILEERLREPPKIEIPTTDVAKVSLSPNISKDSLLIQKDAKLIAYQKMLESPKMSDKSESKIVDTPRKDSEKHDFENVGSPRIILKIAKSAITDCGEPRSPKSPKIRSATNSPNPEDSPGQKLGKIKLKLSKGGHPSIISNENIEEVGQWYSEGSSSLSPLGMKIKFSKSGDPSIVSAEKYELIDDCKEGKHKFEETVRTESPIGMKIKLSKSGDASIVQQDAKEMQIKHKDKLDMVQESPKRTESPIGMKIKLSKTGDASIIQSERQDFLEEYKDNVQIKPKEKLESCYGSPKRTDSPIGMKIKLSKSGDASIVSPDLLEENKDINKMKDKLELSPEIPKRTESPIGMKIKLAKTKGGGASIISVENSEEVKDKLEIPDIPKRTESPLGMKIKLSKTGDASIVHSEVLDEIKDKMDTVQDASKSLESSHIEVSEEEQSVETIHETLPKIDSPLGMKIKLSKFGDASIVSLEKQEQLEESPKRTESPLGMKIKLSKSGDASIIQTDTSEDANKTIRTIEAEHTKTTDASLGMKIKLLKTGDASIVDPEKKDREQRRRDAESSLEMKIKLSKTGHPTIVACDNQAEVYKSKEAVDPPQNFAQRYKEPGQIGHKEPALKILKSGNSTILQSNRSELTIEPVQMQGKKLENVIEMSPKRKDITIAPIESKKSKLETQLTQILPEVTIQPVTSREQKQFLFDPKNSAISLQQMNVINQEISITQVRPQKSTDASMNEKLKDILSKNVSGSPLNSDCEIIEHRSELIIVNENSNSSQDVVIIEEVSTNRMPEVKVPKKRGRPRRNPLPQGITHPPPHLLISRDPLPLDDAQQMQQPQVPHFPQSRENERPKRTCRSQKSYAPPRRGRGRGRGKRKLDTVDPQIMKKPRIEQDLNAIEASTTAVITIDDSGLQQESFGKSPELYKALKQPVMDSKIVNSSGKVNKKIMGQKNGGVKSANIVNNTLPDSTGMQSETNKPPEMRLPKPISNEVKDKKLADIVPERMQKTATKLESDIRSDKPMENAKLENKDMLVPPGHPNWLTPALKRTENATKHENMSMVQVIDEETRMSAESGSRSQTPARNISAPASDTIVNEESQGSVLSTATTESEKVKVKNRRMEINFDPDEGPFTVDKIAEYEWPLDRKGETFMIQEQISQYLGVKSFKRKYPDLKRRVVDMEERNYLRENGLVSEAMCDMGLTAICSSEVLDVMCSDFPDQYEEYRKHMREKQVKEHSKKQKELTAAANAEKNRIDLAEMAVQSALSWNISLNKARRENRKCSLDLQTFTIHVPKKQQEVDSERRIGHYPVALIPGQYTDYYREYTPAELRYYPLNTVLYGPMRPNERKFDSQSEGSQSDTDSDSSSDDSSSSSSEGTQDTEGSQSTMDDVDMEITNRKDEIKLKCKMCLKTLNKHSKNEVLIQCGTCNGHVHPSCIDLTLDMVPHIQSYAWQCTDCKTCAQCHDPADEDKMLFCDMCDRGYHIYCVGLRRVPQGRWHCQECAVCVNCGSREPGGINSDRNSVAQWQHEYKKGDKNTRVYVSTLCVPCSKLWRKGRYCPHCSRCHTAPRLDLEVNLVHCSACDKYLHLGCVETKGMPLDRKNYLCDFCAPNRQQLVKSLISRTLRT; encoded by the exons ATGTTCG ATCATGCTGAAATCGTAGTACCTGCAGAGGATACAAAAGATGAAAGTATGGAAGAAGAAGTAAATTTAACTTTAAAACTTGAAGAAACTGAATCACAGTcagaaataatgaaaaatgatataaaagtGGATcctgaaaataaaaaggagAATTCAACTGAAGAAATTGTAAAAGAGTCACAGGTGgaagtaattaaaaatgatgTCGCAGATGAGCCTGAAAATCAACAGAGTAGTGCGTTTCACGAAGAGATTATAAATGAATCACAACCTGAAATTGTAACTAAATCACAGTTAGAAATAATCAAAAGTGATGGTAAAGAAGAGCCTGAAACTAGAAAGTATGCAAAACTTCCTAAAGAAactttaatagaaaatgaaaaaaattttgtCATTAATATGGATGATAATATTGCACATTCAGCAAATGTGGAAACAGCAAGTGATATTGAAATGAATGCAAAAAAAGTTGTAAAGATAACTGATGCAGAAGATCTAGAGTTAAATAAGAATGAAGAGCTCTCTAACAAGCAACAATTGGAAGATAATTTAAAGTGCGATACCAATAAGGATaatttgaaagatattttagAAACTGCTAGTAAAGTAGAAGATATATTTTCTGAAGAACAGTGCCAAAGTACACAGGATATTGTTACAAGTATCCTAGATGATGTAAGAAATGCAACtgatttcaaaaatattttaagcaCGGAAGCTGTGGTAGCAAATGAAATAGAAGAGGTTCTTCAACAATCTGGAAATATTCCATTAGCAGAAACTGAAATTGAAGAATTGACTGAAAAATTACCACAGGATTCAGAAGATATCCTAAATAAGGATATGGAGGATTCAATCTCAGAACACATAGATTCCCTAGAAGGACTGTTAGGTTTAGATTTAATACCAGAGGGAGAGGATTCCTCATTGAAAGCAACAAAAGCTGAAGAGGAACTTCAGAAATCAGACCAATTATCAAAGGTTGTAGACATGAGTCTTTTATTAGAACAATCAGATCCCATTTCTGACATGGCACAAACTTCTGATTATATAACACAGGTGATCAGTAGTTGTTTAACAGATAGAAATGATATACCATTAGAAACTACAAAGAAATCCAATACAATTGAAGTTGTTGATGATAAAGTTAAAAAATCTCCAGCTAGTGATATATTGAAAATCGATGGAAGTATAATTGTTGAGTCTATAGATAAGGATGAAAATGTTGAAGATTTACAAAAAGATTTAAAGCAAGTTACGGACCTAGAAGAAAATGAATTGGACATAGATTTTGAAGAAGCTCAATTGGAGTCTGTAGGTGATCTTGAAGACATAGAATCACAGCcagaaatagataaaaatgatattgatgaagaatctgaaaatattaaaaatgcagGACTTTCTGAAGAAATTGTAGCGGAAGATCAAGAAAATTTAGTTATTAATATGGATGATAATACTGTAAATGCAACAAATGTGGAAACAGCCAGTGATATTGAAATAGAATTAGCTTCAGATATCTTGCTGCATAACATGGATCATAATGACAAAGCTGCAAATGTAGGAGATATACAGAAAGATTTAAAAGTGGATAGTGATTTAACAGAAACTGAATTGGATATCGAATTTGAGGAAGCACACCTGGAATCTGTAGGTGATCTTGAAGAAATAGAATCACAGGCAGAAATAACTAAAAATGATCTCGAAGAAATAGAATCACAGGCAGAAATAACTAAAGGTGACGTTAAAGAAACAGAACCACAGGAAGAAATAGCTGAAAGTGATctcgaagaaataaaattacaggCAGAAATAGCTAACAgtgatattaaagaaatagaatcACAAGTAGAAATGCCTGAAAGTGATGTTGAAGAAACAGAATCACAAACAGAAATAGCTAAAGGTGATGTTGAAGAAACAGAAGTACAGATAAAAATAGCTGAAGATAATGTTGAAGAAACAGAATCACAGACAGAAAGAGCTGAAGATAATGTTGAAGAAACAGAATCACAGGCAAAAATAGCTGAAGGTAATGTTGAAGAAACAGAATCACAGACAGAAAGAGCTGAAGATAATGTTGAAGAAACAGAATCACAGGcagaaataattaaaggtgatattaaagaaacagaatcaaagataaaaataaataaaagcaataTTGAGGAAACAGAAACACAGATAAATATAGCTAAAGATAATGTTGAAGAAGAACctgaaaataaaaacaatatgGAACTTACTgaagaaattataattgaaTCACAGCCAGAAATAATGAAAAGTAGTGTTGAAGAAGAGTGtgagaataaaaagaaaatggaatttACTGAAAAAATTGTAACTGAATCACAGCCAAAAATAATGAAGTGTGATATTGAAGAAGAGTCTGAGAATAAAAAAGAACTTCCTGTAGAACTTCCTGTAGAACTTCCTATAGAACTTCCTATAGAACTTCCCGCAAAACTTCCTGAAAAGATTGTAATAGAAGATcaggaaaatttaattattaatatggaTAATAATACTGTAAATTTGGCAAATGTAGAAAGAGCAAGTAATATTGATACTTCAAATATCTTGTTGCATAATATGGATTGTTATGGGAAAGAAGAAGATGTTGGGGATTTGCAAAAAGTTTTAAAAGGGGATACTAATTTGACAGAAAATGAATTGGGCATGGATTTTGAAGGAGCTCCACTGGAATCTGTAAATGATCTTGCAGAAACAGAATTACAGCCAGCCATAACCAAAATTGATGTTGAAGAGGAATCTGAGAATAGAAAGCACATAGAACTTCCTGGAAAAATTGTAACTGAACCACAGCCAGAAGTAGTAAAGAATGCTGATGAAGAAGAACATGAGAATAGGAAAGGTGTAGAATTCTCTGAagaaattataacaaaaattcaagaaaatttaattattgatATGGATGTTAATAGTGTAGATTTATCAAATGTGGAAAGATCAAATGATATTGAAACACAATTAACCTCAGATATCCTGTTGCATAACATGGGTCAAGATAACAAAGATAACAATTTTGAGAATTTGCAAAAGGATTTAAGAGAAGGTACTAACTTGGACATGGACTTTGAAGAAGCTCCATTGGAATCCATAGCTGATCTTGAAGAAACAGAGTCACAATCAGGAATTGTGAAAGATGATATTGAAGGGGATTCTTCTGAGGATAGAAAGAATGCAGGACTTCCTGAAGCAATTGTAACAGAAGATAATCCAGCAGAAG ATTTCCCAAATATGGAAAGATCAAGTGACATTGAATTAGAATTGCCTTCAGATATCTTGCTGCCTAACGTGGATCATGATGAAAATTTAGATGATGCTCGGTCTGCCATAGAAACATCTCAACCTAGTTCTGAAATATCTGAGCTTGAATCAGCTGTTAAATTCTTGCAAGAGTCTGAAGAACAAGCAATGGATTCTCCTTTGGTATTATCTCCTAAAATGATGGAAAGTGTCGTAGATGATATATCCAAACAAGCTGATGCATCATCTCTGTTTGTACCTAATGAAGATATATGCGAAAATACGTCAGAATTAGAAGTGGAACTACAGAACATCACGACGGATTCGATTTCTATTTCTGAGGCGGAAATCATCTCGGAAGCTGCGAAACTGGAAAGCGAGAGAAAACTTGCCGAGCAAATTAAAATTGTTGCTTTACAAGACAAGTTTGAGATAGATGATGATAAAGAGACAATAAATGAAGGTATAATCGAAGGGAAGATAACACTATCTGAGACTAAATTTGGCGTAACACCTTTGGAGAACATTGAAATACAGCAATTACGAAACTTAGAAAGCAATAAGATATCTGACGCAGTGATAACATTACCACATGTTTCACCCAACGTTTTAAAGACATCCGAATCTATACCAAAAGTTTCGATTTTAGAAGAACGTCTAAGGGAACCACCCAAGATAGAAATTCCTACTACAGATGTGGCAAAAGTATCGTTATCTCCGAACATCTCTAAAGATAGCCTCTTGATTCAAAAGGATGCAAAATTAATTGCCTATCAAAAGATGTTGGAATCGCCGAAGATGTCCGATAAATCAGAATCGAAGATAGTTGACACACCACGAAAGGATTCCGAAAAACACGATTTCGAAAATGTAGGATCTCCACGAATCATTTTAAAGATAGCAAAGTCTGCAATCACTGATTGTGGCGAACCAAGATCACCTAAAAGTCCAAAGATCAGATCTGCGACCAACTCGCCAAATCCTGAAGACAGTCCAGGTCAAAAACTagggaaaataaaattgaaattatctaAAGGAGGTCATCCTTCTATAATATCCAATGAGAACATCGAAGAAGTTGGACAGTGGTATTCCGAAGGATCATCATCGTTATCCCCTCTTggtatgaaaattaaattttcaaaatccgGGGATCCATCTATAGTTTCCGCTGAGAAATACGAATTGATCGATGATTGTAAAGAAGGTAAACACAAATTCGAAGAAACTGTGCGAACAGAATCGCCGATTGGAATGAAAATCAAGTTATCAAAAAGTGGTGATGCGTCTATAGTGCAACAAGATGCAAAAGAAATGCAGATAAAGCATAAAGATAAACTAGATATGGTTCAGGAAAGTCCAAAGAGAACGGAATCTCCAATTGGAATGAAAATTAAGCTTTCAAAGACTGGAGACGCCTCGATAATACAATCCGAGAGACAAGATTTTTTAGAAGAATATAAAGATAATGTGCAAATAAAACCAAAAGAGAAGCTCGAATCATGTTATGGATCTCCCAAGAGAACTGACTCTCCTATAGGAATGAAGATCAAACTATCTAAAAGTGGGGACGCTTCGATCGTTTCTCCGGATTTGCTAGAAGAAAATAAGGATATCAacaaaatgaaagataaattaGAATTATCTCCAGAAATTCCAAAGAGAACCGAATCCCCAATTGGAATGAAAATTAAGCTAGCAAAAACGAAGGGTGGCGGAGCTTCTATAATATCGGTAGAGAACTCTGAAGAAGTAAAAGACAAGCTAGAAATTCCAGATATTCCCAAACGGACGGAATCGCCGCTTGGAATGAAGATCAAATTGTCCAAAACTGGCGATGCATCGATCGTTCATTCAGAAGTATTGGAcgaaattaaagataaaatgGATACAGTTCAAGATGCGTCGAAATCATTGGAGTCATCGCATATTGAGGTCTCGGAAGAAGAGCAATCAGTGGAAACTATACATGAAACTTTGCCAAAAATTGACTCGCCTCTTGGTATGAAGATCAAGCTTTCTAAGTTTGGTGACGCATCCATAGTTTCTTTAGAAAAGCAAGAACAACTGGAAGAAAGCCCCAAGAGAACAGAATCACCTCTTGGTATGAAGATTAAACTATCTAAAAGTGGTGACGCTTCTATCATACAAACTGATACGTCTGAAGATGCAAATAAAACGATACGAACAATCGAGGCAGAACATACTAAAACCACTGATGCTTCTTTAGGTATGAAGATAAAGTTGTTAAAAACCGGAGACGCCTCTATAGTAGATCCAGAAAAGAAGGATAGAGAACAGAGACGTCGAGATGCAGAATCATCTctggaaatgaaaattaaactATCTAAAACAGGTCATCCAACGATAGTGGCTTGCGATAATCAAGCGGAAGTATACAAGTCCAAAGAAGCTGTTGATCCGCCTCAAAATTTTGCGCAAAGGTACAAAGAGCCTGGGCAAATCGGACACAAAGAACCTGCACTAAAGATTCTTAAAAGTGGTAATTCAACTATTTTACAAAGCAATCGTTCAGAACTGACTATTGAACCGGTACAAATGCAGGGAAAGAAATTAGAGAATGTGATTGAAATGTCTCCAAAGCGGAAGGATATCACCATCGCGCCGATCGAATCAAAAAAATCTAAGTTGGAAACTCAGCTTACTCAAATTTTACCTGAGGTTACTATTCAGCCTGTAACGTCTAGGGAACAGAAGCAGTTCTTGTTCGATCCAAAAAACAGTGCAATCAGTCTTCAACAGATGAATGTGATAAATCAAGAAATCAGTATTACTCAAGTGAGACCTCAAAAATCAACTGATGCTTCTATGAATGAGAAATTGAAggatattttatcaaaaaacgtaTCCGGTTCCCCGCTGAATTCCGACTGTGAAATTATAGAACACCGTTCAGAATTGATAATAGTAAATGAAAACTCAAACTCAAGCCAGGATGTTGTCATAATAGAAGAGGTATCTACGAATAGAATGCCAGAAGTTAAGGTGCCCAAGAAAAGAGGTAGACCCAGAAGGAATCCATTACCACAAGGAATTACTCATCCTCCACCTCATTTGTTAATATCTAGGGATCCTTTGCCTTTAGACGACGCACAACAGATGCAACAACCGCAAGTACCTCATTTTCCACAATCCAGAGAGAATGAGAGACCTAAGAGAACCTGCAGAAGTCAGAAGAGTTATGCACCTCCTAGAAGAGGTAGAGGGCGAG GTCGAGGAAAGCGAAAATTGGATACTGTGGATCCTCAGATAATGAAGAAGCCTAGAATCGAGCAAGATCTAAATGCGATAGAAGCGTCTACTACGGCTGTAATAACAATAGATGATTCTGGGTTGCAACAAGAATCTTTCGGAAAGTCACCAGAATTGTATAAAGCTCTTAAACAACCAGTAATGGATTCCAAAATTGTTAATTCTTCGGGTAAAGTCAACAAGAAGATTATGGGACAAAAGAATGGTGGAGTAAAAAGTGCAAATATAGTTAATAACACGCTTCCAGACTCCACGGGTATGCAATCGGAAACAAACAAACCACCGGAGATGCGATTACCTAAACCCATATCGAATGAAGTTAAGGATAAAAAGTTGGCTGACATAGTTCCTGAAAGAATGCAAAAGACTGCAACGAAATTAGAGTCCGATATTAGATCCGATAAACCGATGGAAAATGCAAAATTGGAAAACAAGGACATGTTAGTACCACCCGGACATCCAAATTGGTTAACACCAGCATTGAAACGAACAGAAAATGCTACAAAGCATGAGAATATGTCTATGGTACAAGTGATAGATGAGGAAACAAGAATGAGTGCAGAATCGGGTTCTAGATCTCAGACTCCAGCCAGAAATATTTCTGCACCAG CCTCTGATACCATAGTAAATGAGGAGTCTCAAGGAAGTGTACTTAGTACTGCAACTACAGAATCAGAAAAAGTAAAGGTCAAGAATCGAAgaatggaaattaattttgatcCAGACGAAGGACCATTTACAGTTGATAAAATTGCTGAGTATGAATGGCCACTTGACCGTAAAGGTGAAACTTTTATGATACAAGAACAAATATCTCAATACCTTGGTGTAAAatcttttaaaagaaaataccCAGATTTGAAGAGAAGAGTTGTGGATATGGAAGAAAGGAATTATTTGAGAGAAAATGGTTTGGTTAGCGAGGCAATGTGTGATATGG GTCTAACTGCTATATGCAGTtcagaagtattagatgtaatgTGTAGTGATTTCCCAGATCAGTATGAAGAATATCGCAAACATATGCGTGAAAAGCAAGTAAAAGAACATTCCAAAAAACAGAAAGAATTAACAGCTGCTGCAAATGcagaaaaaaatagaattgatCTAGCAGAAATGGCAGTTCAGTCTGCATTATCTTGGAATATTAGCTTAAATAAAGCTCGACGAGAAAATAGGAAATGCAGCTTAGACTTACAAACTTTCACAATCCATGTGCCAAAGAAACAACAGGAAGTTGATTCAGAACGCAGAATTGGTCACTATCCTGTTGCATTAATACCAGGGcaatatacagattattaccGCGAATACACACCAGCTGAGTTACGGTATTATCCTCTAAATACTGTTCTTTATGGTCCCATGAGGCCAAATGAACGTAAATTTGATAGCCAATCAGAAGGATCTCAAAGTGATACCGATAGTGATTCATCTTCAGATGATTCAAG TTCGTCTTCTAGCGAGGGAACGCAAGATACCGAAGGCTCACAATCTACAATGGATGACGTAGATATGGAAATAACAAATcgaaaagatgaaataaaattaaagtgCAAGATGTGTTTGAAAACCTTAAATAAACATAGTAAAAATGAAGTATTAATTCAATGTGGTACATGTAATGGACATG TCCATCCATCGTGTATAGATTTAACATTAGACATGGTTCCTCATATCCAATCATACGCATGGCAATGCACAGATTGTAAAACTTGCGCTCAGTGCCATGATCCTGCAGATGAAGATAAAATGCTGTTTTGTGATATGTGCGATAGAGG GTATCATATTTATTGTGTTGGTCTCCGACGAGTACCGCAAGGAAGATGGCATTGCCAAGAATGTGCTGTCTGTGTGAATTGTGGTTCAAGAGAACCTGGTGGTATAAATTCTGATAGAAATAGTGTCGCTCAGTGGCAACATGAATATAAGAAGGGTGACAAGAATACTCGCGTTTATGTTTCTACGCTGTGCGTTCCATGCTCGAA GCTATGGCGAAAGGGTCGCTATTGCCCGCACTGCAGTCGCTGTCATACTGCCCCAAGACTTGACCTGGAAGTGAATCTAGTGCATTGCAGCGCATGTGACAAATATCTGCACTTAG GTTGCGTGGAGACCAAGGGAATGCCACTAGACAGGAAAAATTATCTATGTGATTTCTGTGCACCAAATCGTCAGCAACTGGTGAAATCACTAATATCGAGAACATTGAGAACGTAA